One window from the genome of Hippoglossus hippoglossus isolate fHipHip1 chromosome 6, fHipHip1.pri, whole genome shotgun sequence encodes:
- the dbx2 gene encoding homeobox protein DBX2, translating into MVSVQSYTRRNMPGSPPALPGFGSSGKSFLIDNLLQTSSARSEGTTGGHLRRAACEHPRRTWGPEHRAFQSQAQGPQQVKDLGGQLLPHSGVLNSVFLRSPQYLLACCGGSSPPPVFSKGANLRMWSADVSPKVRRGILRRAVFSEEQRKELERTFRRQKYISKTDRNKLAADLSLKESQVKIWFQNRRMKWRNCKEKEVHNTRSPMDELMARGLAEEEEEPPQNNTGAKTQKSPPHKSVRDT; encoded by the exons ATGGTCTCAGTTCAGAGCTACACCAGGAGGAATATGCCTGGTTCTCCTCCCGCTTTACCGGGTTTCGGGAGCTCGGGAAAGAGCTTTCTCATCGACAATCTACTGCAGACGTCTTCAGCCCGCTCGGAAGGGACAACCGGGGGACACCTGCGACGAGCAGCATGTGAACATCCCAGAAGAACCTGGGGCCCTGAGCATAGAGCCTTCCAAAGCCAGGCCCAGGGTCCCCAGCAGGTGAAAGACCTAGGAGGACAACTTCTGCCACACTCAG GTGTACTCAACAGTGTTTTCCTGCGGAGCCCCCAGTATCTGCTGGCATGCTGCGGTGGGTCCAGCCCCCCTCCCGTCTTCTCCA AGGGAGCAAATCTTCGGATGTGGTCTGCTGATGTAAGCCCGAAAGTTCGCAGAGGGATCCTTAGGAGGGCTGTGTTCTCAGAAGAGCAAcggaaggagctggagagaacCTTTCGGAGACAGAAGTACATCAGCAAGACAGACCGGAACAAACTGGCAGCTGATCTCAGTCTCAAGGAGTCACAG GTGAAgatctggttccagaaccgACGAATGAAGTGGAGAAACTGTAAGGAGAAGGAGGTTCATAATACCCGCTCCCCGATGGACGAGCTCATGGCCCGAGGTCtcgcagaggaagaggaagaaccACCTCAGAATAACACTGGCGCAAAGACACAGAAATCGCCACCACACAAGAGTGTCAGAGACACATGA
- the LOC117763725 gene encoding prolactin-like: MKKVWFTVLALVYLERSMRVGSAPICAYGQAGCHVPSLADLFDRVIQHSSRMHGISSDLHSEFEQYFLPSKNLVGKRKCHTYGILTPDDKENAQRIGREQLTEVILRLLGAWGDPLSQFYQSMSQDQNQDLNHYSSNKALEISDMVHELRDGVTKMAERMKLLGVLDNTVGFISPESFVPLSAFSFYKRGELRSMDHHDLLYCFRRDSNKVQNYLRILKCTTLPGLDC, translated from the exons ATGAAAAAAG TTTGGTTTACCGTCCTCGCACTGGTGTACCTGGAGCGTTCCATGAGGGTCGGCTCAGCTCCGATCTGTGCTTACGGACAGGCTGGGTGTCACGTCCCTTCCCTGGCCGATCTCTTTGATAGGGTCATACAGCACTCTTCAAGAATGCACGGCATCTCCAGTGATCTGCACTCTGAATTC GAGCAGTATTTCCTTCCCAGCAAGAACCTCGTTGGAAAACGGAAATGCCACACATACGGAATACTGACACCAGACGACAAAGAGAATGCCCAAAGAATAGGA CGAGAACAACTGACGGAGGTGATCCTGAGGCTGCTGGGGGCTTGGGGTGACCCCTTGTCCCAGTTCTACCAGAGCATGTCTCAGGATCAGAATCAAGACTTAAACCACTACAGCTCCAACAAGGCACTGGAAATCAGTGATATGGTGCACGAGCTGAGGGATGGTGTGACTAAAATGGCTGAAAGg ATGAAGCTGTTGGGAGTGCTTGACAACACTGTGGGTTTCATCTCCCCTGAGAGTTTTGTCCCCCTCTCTGCCTTTTCCTTCTACAAACGGGGAGAACTCAGATCAATGGACCACCATGATCTGCTCTACTGCTTCCGCAGAGACTCCAACAAAGTCCAAAACTATCTACGTATCCTGAAATGCACCACCCTCCCTGGACTGGACTGTTGA